In the genome of Chrysiogenes arsenatis DSM 11915, one region contains:
- a CDS encoding SpoIIE family protein phosphatase, translated as MIPFATVASVTLIYFFLLFAIAWYADKRRDATRSIIASPYVYSLSLAVYLTTWTFYGSVGRAATSGLDFLPIYLGPTLIAFSWWFLLRKIVRISKEQNIVSIADFISSRYGKSTTLGAVVTIFAVIGIMPYIALQLKALAKTFEILTTPAESLRSLETSTSTSLVGTFDTALIAALLLALFSVLFGARRLDTTERHEGLVAAIATESIVKLVTFLLAGIFVTYGLFSGFSDIFTRFLAEYPDRINLLLLNTAHTPYTTWFTLIVISMMAVMFLPRQFHAMVIENSNEEHIKTAMWCFPAYMFAINLFVIPLALGGLLLNGGDTTQADFFVLLLPMQHGHPWLAMLVFLGGFSAAAGMVMVCSVALSTMILNHLIMPIILRLRIETADISGILLSIKQVGIVGVVLLGYFYYRIIGDTYALVNIGLISFLAATQFAPSLIGGLFWKRGNHLGATVGLVLGFAVWFYTLLVPSFIRSGWLESTLLDDGLFGFSFLRPLELFGLTGFDIWTHALFWTMLFNLGSYLALSLLTRPTEIEARQAVKFVDVFGGSSRIAPQRERITQAPSVREFEELMAKFIGEKQARVAIQRYLEVHDLAPDTKRLPEKAVVAMKQFTERTLAGSVGAAPARVILENYLSAKGSRMERVFDLFGSVTLSRSASREQLGVLYEVARELSGTAALPQKLDNVLGLLQEQFKFDLTIIRMLDENKQALIVRAQRGMSSEHMGRSERHLGLDSYIGTAFVTNSSVVVNDADIADKPVAAKLVHEEGITSFAHVPITIEGEPAGVLSAFSKSSRGIFSDEFMELFQNIASQIGVAWRNDRQTQELVSYSEQERELHIARIIQMGLLPSEVPQLPAISLAGICLPAHQVGGDYYDFFLRDDGVLDIVIADVSGHNIAASLVMAQTRTYIQARGRDKRRPAELMGELNRFLCDDLIKAELFITMFHAQYHADTNTLYYSSAGHNPPLLWRYQEQMCEKLDADGLLLGIQPEVDFEEKSTVLLPGDVLLLYTDGITEAQNRQREMLGEARLRELIASYVRLSAPDMVESILDQARLFTGLYQFVDDISVVVMKREIDG; from the coding sequence ATGATCCCTTTTGCAACCGTTGCATCGGTCACACTGATCTACTTTTTTCTGCTCTTTGCCATCGCATGGTATGCCGATAAGCGGCGTGATGCGACGCGCAGTATTATTGCCAGCCCGTATGTGTATTCTCTCTCGCTGGCGGTATATCTCACTACATGGACATTCTATGGCAGTGTCGGACGTGCCGCTACGTCGGGGCTTGATTTTTTACCGATTTACCTTGGGCCGACGCTCATTGCATTTAGCTGGTGGTTTTTGCTGCGCAAGATCGTGCGCATTTCTAAAGAGCAGAACATCGTCAGTATTGCTGACTTCATTTCGAGCCGGTATGGAAAATCGACCACCCTTGGGGCGGTGGTGACCATCTTTGCGGTTATCGGCATCATGCCTTACATTGCTTTACAGCTGAAAGCCCTCGCCAAAACGTTTGAAATTCTGACTACGCCTGCCGAGTCACTCCGTTCGCTTGAAACCAGTACTTCAACTTCCCTTGTCGGCACTTTTGATACCGCACTTATAGCCGCACTTTTGCTGGCGCTCTTCAGTGTGCTGTTTGGGGCGCGTCGACTTGACACCACCGAGCGTCACGAGGGGTTGGTGGCTGCGATTGCGACCGAATCAATTGTAAAATTGGTGACATTTTTACTGGCGGGGATTTTTGTGACCTATGGGCTGTTTAGTGGGTTTAGCGATATTTTCACCCGTTTCCTAGCAGAGTATCCGGATCGGATAAATTTACTGTTGTTAAATACAGCGCACACGCCTTATACGACTTGGTTCACACTGATTGTTATTTCTATGATGGCAGTGATGTTTTTGCCGCGCCAGTTCCACGCTATGGTGATCGAGAACTCCAACGAAGAACACATAAAAACGGCCATGTGGTGCTTTCCGGCCTACATGTTTGCGATTAACCTCTTTGTGATTCCCCTTGCGCTTGGTGGATTGCTGCTGAATGGTGGCGATACGACTCAGGCTGATTTTTTTGTCCTGCTCCTGCCGATGCAACATGGTCACCCATGGCTGGCGATGCTGGTGTTTCTGGGGGGATTTTCGGCGGCTGCTGGGATGGTGATGGTCTGTTCGGTAGCGTTGTCGACGATGATTCTGAACCATCTGATCATGCCTATCATTCTCCGTCTGCGTATTGAAACGGCTGACATTTCCGGCATTTTGCTTTCTATTAAACAGGTCGGGATTGTCGGTGTTGTCTTGTTGGGATATTTCTACTACCGCATTATTGGTGACACGTATGCACTGGTGAATATTGGTTTGATATCCTTTTTGGCCGCCACGCAGTTTGCTCCATCACTGATTGGCGGACTGTTCTGGAAACGCGGTAACCATCTCGGGGCGACCGTTGGGTTAGTGCTGGGCTTTGCCGTTTGGTTTTACACGTTGCTGGTTCCTTCTTTTATCCGTTCGGGATGGCTTGAAAGCACGCTGTTGGATGATGGACTGTTCGGTTTTTCTTTTTTGCGGCCGCTGGAACTCTTTGGCCTTACCGGTTTTGATATTTGGACACACGCGCTGTTCTGGACGATGCTTTTTAATCTTGGAAGCTACCTTGCGCTTTCACTTTTGACACGCCCTACGGAAATAGAAGCGCGCCAGGCCGTCAAGTTTGTCGATGTATTTGGTGGATCGTCGCGGATCGCACCACAACGCGAGCGGATCACGCAAGCTCCGAGCGTGCGGGAATTTGAAGAGTTAATGGCGAAATTCATTGGCGAAAAACAAGCGCGAGTGGCGATTCAGCGCTACCTTGAAGTACACGATCTGGCGCCTGATACGAAGCGGCTCCCAGAAAAAGCGGTTGTCGCTATGAAACAGTTTACGGAGCGGACATTGGCGGGGTCGGTTGGTGCGGCTCCTGCACGGGTGATTCTCGAAAATTATCTGAGCGCCAAGGGGAGTCGTATGGAGCGAGTGTTCGATCTCTTTGGGTCGGTCACGCTCAGTCGGTCGGCAAGTCGCGAGCAGTTGGGTGTCTTGTACGAAGTGGCGCGTGAATTGTCAGGAACGGCGGCGCTGCCACAAAAGCTTGACAACGTACTGGGGCTGTTGCAGGAACAGTTTAAATTTGATCTGACGATTATTCGGATGCTCGATGAGAATAAGCAAGCCTTGATCGTTCGTGCGCAGCGTGGCATGAGCTCCGAGCATATGGGTCGTTCGGAGCGCCATTTAGGGTTGGATAGCTATATTGGTACGGCATTTGTCACGAATTCTTCCGTTGTGGTGAACGATGCCGATATCGCGGATAAACCCGTTGCCGCCAAGCTGGTTCATGAAGAGGGGATTACTTCATTTGCTCACGTTCCCATCACCATTGAAGGGGAACCCGCAGGGGTGCTTTCCGCGTTTTCGAAAAGTTCACGTGGTATTTTTAGCGATGAATTTATGGAACTTTTTCAGAATATAGCGTCGCAAATCGGCGTTGCATGGCGTAACGATCGCCAGACGCAAGAGCTGGTGAGTTATAGCGAGCAAGAGCGTGAATTGCATATTGCGCGGATAATCCAAATGGGACTACTGCCGTCGGAAGTGCCACAGCTCCCTGCTATTTCGCTGGCAGGAATTTGCTTGCCAGCGCATCAGGTTGGTGGTGATTACTACGACTTTTTCTTGCGCGATGACGGGGTGCTCGACATTGTGATCGCTGATGTTTCGGGGCATAACATTGCGGCATCGCTGGTGATGGCGCAGACGCGAACGTATATTCAGGCGCGCGGGCGCGATAAACGGCGTCCAGCGGAATTGATGGGGGAATTGAACCGTTTTCTCTGCGATGATCTGATTAAAGCGGAACTCTTTATTACTATGTTTCATGCGCAATACCATGCGGATACGAACACGCTGTACTACTCCAGCGCAGGGCATAATCCGCCACTCTTATGGCGTTATCAGGAACAAATGTGTGAAAAGTTGGATGCTGACGGTTTATTGCTCGGGATTCAGCCGGAAGTTGATTTCGAAGAAAAATCAACTGTGTTACTTCCTGGAGATGTGCTGTTACTCTACACCGATGGTATTACCGAAGCACAGAATCGGCAGCGTGAGATGTTGGGAGAAGCCCGCTTGCGCGAGCTGATTGCCAGCTATGTCAGACTAAGTGCCCCCGATATGGTGGAGTCGATTCTTGATCAGGCACGGCTATTTACGGGATTGTATCAGTTTGTTGACGACATTTCGGTGGTGGTGATGAAACGGGAAATTGATGGGTAA
- a CDS encoding EAL domain-containing protein: MQNLVLFSLSILMCVLISISPALSTPIVVRIGVYENVPKITVDRAGKPSGILGDLIVEIARLERWQLEVVPCEWEQCMELVRTGQIDLLPDVAENEQRRTEMEFHAIPVLHSWSQVYRSEKVSITTILELDQKRIAILEDSIQLSYLRGLAHEFDIRPDFVVVPTLERALQAVADGNADAMVTNHLHGHYNAPTFHLFPTPVMFLPSRLFYATPPRQGDVLRAQIDAHLARWRDNPDSMYYQILRRWGGETQPQPIPKALWWGLGILSALLAVTVAFIYLLRYQVRQKTRELAESDERLSTILNHLDAYVYIKDSHHCYQFVSQKVCEVFGLSAEQIIGRRDDSLFDSETAARLYENDSRVLKKGEKLVIEETNHFPLQSITRTYLSVKIPLWDARGSVVALCGISTDITEQRRHQEELHQLTFYDPLTALPNRRLFLDRLRDGVANITSYAHDMAIVYIDLDHFRDLNDTLGHQVGDRLLQIIATRLQAVVQQGDTMARLGGDEFVLLKDNLSANREKALQQVEHVIALIVEQLSGMIVLEHASYTVTASIGAAFLSDTGRGDELLKSAELAMFEAKESGRNAVRYFDPSMQKQANMRIEMEAGLRRGLLENEFILYYQPQYTAQGAMLGVEALVRWQPPGKPLTSPAEFIPIAESSGLILPLGRWILRTACGQLARWAQQPETAHWRVAVNVSARQLHDPEFVADVLNVLEQTGADPHLLELELTESLLVENVEQTIIKILALRERGVSFSLDDFGTGYSSLNLLKRLPLDQLKIDQSFVRDLLSEKNDEAIIRTIITLGRNLNLQVIAEGVETEAQRDALLAMGCDRFQGYLFSRPLPEMELLQQIFAVK; encoded by the coding sequence ATGCAAAACCTCGTTCTCTTTTCATTGAGTATTTTAATGTGCGTATTGATAAGTATTTCCCCCGCATTGTCGACTCCGATTGTGGTTCGCATAGGGGTGTATGAGAACGTGCCGAAAATTACGGTTGATCGTGCCGGAAAGCCTTCTGGTATTTTGGGCGATTTGATCGTTGAGATAGCACGCCTTGAGAGGTGGCAGCTTGAGGTGGTGCCGTGCGAGTGGGAGCAGTGTATGGAACTGGTTCGCACGGGGCAGATTGATCTTTTGCCGGATGTGGCGGAAAACGAACAACGGCGAACCGAGATGGAATTCCATGCCATTCCGGTGTTGCACAGTTGGTCACAGGTTTACCGCAGCGAAAAAGTATCTATCACCACCATTCTGGAGCTTGATCAAAAACGGATTGCGATTCTGGAAGACTCTATACAACTCAGTTACCTGCGCGGCTTAGCGCACGAATTTGATATCCGTCCTGACTTTGTCGTTGTGCCAACATTAGAACGGGCGTTGCAAGCCGTTGCGGATGGCAATGCTGATGCCATGGTGACCAATCACTTACATGGCCATTATAACGCGCCAACCTTCCATCTTTTTCCGACACCGGTGATGTTTCTTCCGTCACGCCTCTTTTATGCCACGCCGCCACGTCAGGGAGACGTCCTGCGTGCGCAGATTGATGCCCATTTAGCGCGGTGGCGCGATAATCCCGATTCGATGTACTATCAGATTTTGCGGCGTTGGGGCGGTGAAACGCAACCACAGCCAATCCCGAAAGCGCTTTGGTGGGGGCTGGGAATTCTTTCTGCTTTGCTGGCCGTCACGGTGGCGTTCATATATCTACTGCGCTATCAGGTACGCCAGAAAACCCGTGAGTTGGCGGAAAGTGACGAGCGGTTGAGTACGATCCTGAACCATTTAGATGCGTATGTGTATATCAAGGATTCCCATCACTGCTACCAATTTGTAAGCCAAAAGGTGTGTGAAGTTTTTGGATTAAGTGCCGAGCAGATTATTGGCAGGCGCGATGATAGCTTATTTGATAGCGAAACGGCGGCACGCCTGTATGAAAATGACAGCCGGGTGTTAAAAAAAGGGGAAAAACTGGTTATCGAAGAGACGAATCACTTCCCGCTGCAATCCATCACGCGCACCTATCTTTCGGTAAAAATTCCTTTGTGGGATGCCCGTGGATCAGTTGTCGCGCTGTGCGGTATTTCAACAGATATTACGGAGCAGCGGCGTCATCAAGAAGAGCTCCATCAGTTAACTTTTTACGATCCGCTAACCGCATTGCCGAACCGCCGCTTGTTTCTTGATCGATTGCGCGATGGTGTGGCGAATATCACCAGCTATGCGCATGATATGGCGATTGTGTATATCGATCTGGATCATTTTCGTGACCTCAATGATACCCTTGGGCATCAAGTAGGCGATAGGCTCTTGCAGATTATTGCGACACGCTTGCAGGCAGTTGTGCAACAAGGCGATACCATGGCGCGTCTTGGGGGCGATGAGTTTGTTTTGTTAAAAGATAATCTGAGTGCGAATCGCGAGAAAGCGTTGCAGCAAGTCGAACACGTGATTGCACTAATTGTCGAACAGTTGAGTGGCATGATTGTGCTGGAGCACGCGTCGTACACTGTTACCGCAAGTATTGGCGCGGCATTTTTATCCGACACGGGTCGCGGCGATGAACTGTTAAAAAGCGCCGAGTTAGCGATGTTTGAGGCCAAGGAAAGTGGCCGCAATGCGGTGCGGTATTTTGACCCGTCCATGCAAAAACAAGCCAATATGCGGATAGAAATGGAAGCAGGTTTGCGGCGTGGTTTGTTAGAAAATGAATTTATCCTCTATTATCAACCACAATATACCGCGCAAGGGGCAATGCTCGGTGTGGAAGCGCTGGTGCGATGGCAGCCACCTGGTAAACCACTGACGTCGCCGGCAGAATTTATTCCGATTGCAGAAAGCAGTGGTTTGATTCTCCCCCTCGGACGTTGGATTTTGCGTACCGCTTGTGGGCAACTGGCACGCTGGGCGCAACAGCCAGAAACGGCGCATTGGAGAGTCGCGGTCAATGTGAGCGCGCGACAACTGCACGACCCCGAATTTGTCGCTGACGTGCTCAATGTGCTGGAGCAAACCGGTGCCGACCCGCACCTGCTAGAATTGGAATTAACGGAAAGTTTGCTGGTAGAGAATGTTGAACAGACGATCATCAAAATTCTCGCCTTGCGTGAGCGAGGGGTGAGCTTTTCGCTCGATGATTTTGGGACGGGATATTCTTCGCTGAACCTGTTGAAACGCCTGCCGCTTGATCAGTTGAAAATCGACCAGAGCTTTGTGCGCGATCTTTTGTCAGAAAAAAATGATGAAGCGATTATCCGCACGATCATTACCCTTGGCCGCAACCTGAATCTTCAGGTCATTGCCGAAGGGGTGGAAACTGAAGCGCAACGCGATGCGCTCCTTGCAATGGGATGCGATCGTTTCCAAGGATATCTTTTTAGTCGACCATTACCGGAGATGGAGCTTCTACAGCAAATTTTTGCGGTGAAATGA
- a CDS encoding response regulator transcription factor, protein MIRILIVDDHAVIRSGLAMLLSAQSDMEIIAEASNAAETRAILKHSRPDIILLDVNLPDQNGLELAEDILRQYGLLKILFLTMHDEPEYVGRALQIGASGYILKSAADTELIDAVRAVYSGEFALQKGLRENIARRTARKLRTSDSVPPVASLTKRELEVLRLVALGYTQQEIAEELGVSSKTVETHKSNIMEKLNTKKRSTLVKYALAHGIIQAT, encoded by the coding sequence ATGATACGGATTCTCATTGTCGATGATCATGCCGTCATACGCAGTGGTCTTGCCATGTTACTCAGTGCGCAATCGGACATGGAAATCATTGCTGAAGCCAGTAATGCTGCGGAAACACGCGCAATATTAAAGCATTCGCGCCCTGATATTATTTTACTCGATGTCAATCTGCCCGACCAAAATGGCCTTGAGCTGGCCGAAGATATTTTGCGGCAATATGGGCTGTTAAAAATCCTTTTTCTTACCATGCACGATGAGCCGGAATATGTGGGTCGGGCGCTGCAAATTGGCGCATCGGGGTATATCCTGAAGAGCGCGGCAGATACCGAGCTGATTGATGCTGTTCGTGCGGTCTATAGTGGTGAGTTTGCTCTGCAAAAAGGGTTGCGCGAAAATATCGCTCGTCGCACAGCACGCAAGCTACGCACCAGCGACAGTGTGCCACCGGTCGCTTCGCTCACCAAGCGGGAGCTTGAAGTGCTTCGACTCGTGGCACTGGGATATACGCAACAAGAAATTGCCGAAGAGTTGGGGGTAAGTTCGAAAACGGTAGAAACGCACAAGTCGAATATTATGGAGAAATTGAACACCAAGAAGCGTTCTACATTGGTAAAGTATGCGCTGGCGCATGGGATTATTCAGGCAACGTAG
- a CDS encoding HAMP domain-containing sensor histidine kinase, with protein MKVLSITIGFILFLGAGVALEMRSIVSDLLLGELDKQGVSLASDLAARSADLVLTSNVYAMHQLLHDTVNNNDSVQYAFVTNEKNEVVAHTFSGGFPVALLRVAQEVPAMNQGKRLLEIEEQVVHDFSRPIVDGRVGVARVGLHEKNIRASIIHVTRTIVQTTIMMSIVGIFAAFLLTNLLHYPINLLVDATRRVSLGDFAQRVVIHTKDQIGILARAFNEMGENLARKEGENSRLLAELEKKESVRRNLLKTLITAQESERKRISRELHDETGQMLSSLMLHLRHLKSAEGNVLIDEEIERMRAVVEHSIHEVKRISRQLRPSILDDMGLLPAVEHLGREYQKNAQFEVDVVIQGREISRRLLPELEITLFRIVQEALTNVTKYAEASNVSIIFTLRGDLLQLIIEDDGEGFDVERHFAGDTSHEHLGLHGMQERVEIVGGTFQIESTRGVGTTIYVSIPITYEESEALA; from the coding sequence ATGAAAGTGCTTTCGATCACCATTGGCTTTATCCTCTTTCTTGGCGCAGGCGTGGCGCTGGAGATGCGGAGCATTGTGAGTGATCTGCTGCTGGGCGAACTTGATAAGCAGGGGGTTTCGCTGGCAAGCGATTTGGCGGCGCGCAGTGCTGATTTAGTGCTCACCAGCAATGTCTATGCCATGCACCAGCTCTTACACGATACCGTGAACAACAACGATAGTGTGCAGTACGCCTTTGTGACGAACGAGAAAAACGAGGTGGTGGCGCATACTTTTTCCGGCGGGTTTCCGGTGGCGTTATTGCGTGTAGCACAGGAAGTTCCTGCCATGAACCAGGGGAAGCGTCTTCTTGAAATTGAGGAGCAGGTGGTGCACGATTTTTCCCGTCCGATAGTTGACGGTCGCGTTGGCGTTGCCCGAGTTGGTTTACACGAAAAAAATATCCGCGCGTCGATTATTCACGTGACGCGCACGATTGTGCAAACGACAATTATGATGTCAATTGTCGGCATTTTCGCCGCGTTTTTGCTGACGAATTTGCTGCATTACCCCATCAATTTGCTGGTCGATGCAACGCGGCGCGTTTCGCTCGGTGACTTTGCGCAGCGCGTGGTGATTCACACCAAAGATCAAATCGGCATTTTGGCGCGCGCCTTTAACGAAATGGGGGAAAATCTGGCGCGCAAAGAGGGGGAGAACAGCCGCCTTCTTGCGGAGTTGGAAAAAAAAGAGAGTGTGCGGCGTAATTTGCTGAAAACATTGATCACCGCGCAAGAATCTGAACGGAAACGGATAAGTCGGGAGTTGCATGACGAAACCGGGCAAATGCTCAGCTCGCTCATGCTCCATCTGCGCCACCTGAAGAGCGCCGAGGGGAACGTGCTTATCGACGAAGAGATTGAAAGGATGCGCGCCGTTGTGGAGCACTCGATTCACGAAGTCAAACGGATTTCACGTCAGTTGCGTCCGAGTATCTTGGATGACATGGGACTCTTGCCAGCGGTTGAGCATTTGGGACGCGAATACCAAAAGAATGCTCAGTTTGAAGTTGATGTCGTGATTCAGGGGCGCGAAATCAGTCGGCGCTTATTGCCAGAATTGGAAATTACCTTGTTCCGCATTGTGCAAGAGGCGCTCACTAACGTCACCAAATATGCAGAGGCTTCAAATGTGAGCATCATTTTTACGCTGCGTGGTGATTTATTGCAGTTGATTATCGAGGATGATGGTGAAGGATTTGATGTTGAACGCCACTTTGCTGGCGATACCAGCCACGAGCATTTGGGTTTACACGGCATGCAGGAACGGGTTGAGATTGTCGGTGGTACGTTTCAGATCGAATCAACGCGTGGTGTCGGAACGACCATTTATGTCAGCATTCCCATAACGTACGAAGAAAGCGAGGCTCTTGCATGA
- the phnD gene encoding phosphate/phosphite/phosphonate ABC transporter substrate-binding protein, with protein sequence MNYKVLLMFWSISLTILISLTLYNSVSFRSVKPIPVDLSERSTRLATVDSPGVFRVAVSSMISPLETMKGYGPVLSYIEQQTGRKVELVQRRTYREVNELIRENKIDLAFICTYSFVEAELFGARPVAVPQVEGNPYYQAVVITRRDSGINSLEELRNKRFAFTDPMSFSGHIALRGELVKVDRTPETFFASTFYTYSHDNSLRAVYDGIVDGATIDSLVFRSSNILYPEIGAALQVVHVSPLVGAPPVVVSPGLSEEDYQLIRRAFLNMHNEPLGKQALDTLFIDRFVMVNSGHYDYIREIAGKIEVVE encoded by the coding sequence ATGAACTATAAAGTATTACTGATGTTTTGGTCAATTTCGCTGACCATCCTTATCTCGCTGACGCTCTACAACAGTGTAAGTTTTCGTTCGGTAAAACCTATTCCGGTTGATCTTTCGGAACGCAGCACGCGCCTCGCCACTGTCGATTCGCCGGGGGTTTTTCGGGTGGCAGTTTCATCAATGATCTCGCCTTTGGAGACGATGAAGGGATATGGGCCGGTTTTGAGTTATATCGAGCAACAAACGGGACGCAAGGTTGAGTTAGTGCAGCGCCGTACCTATCGCGAGGTCAATGAACTGATCCGCGAAAATAAAATTGATTTGGCATTTATCTGCACCTATTCATTTGTAGAAGCGGAATTGTTCGGTGCAAGGCCTGTCGCTGTCCCGCAAGTTGAGGGAAACCCTTACTATCAGGCGGTGGTGATTACGCGGCGCGATAGTGGTATTAATTCGCTGGAAGAGCTGCGCAATAAGCGGTTTGCCTTTACCGATCCTATGTCTTTTTCTGGTCACATTGCGCTTCGTGGCGAGTTGGTAAAGGTTGATCGTACCCCAGAAACGTTTTTTGCCAGCACGTTTTATACGTATAGTCACGACAACTCCTTGCGGGCGGTGTATGACGGGATTGTGGATGGGGCAACCATCGACAGTCTTGTCTTTCGCTCGTCGAACATCCTCTATCCAGAAATTGGCGCGGCGTTGCAAGTGGTGCATGTTTCGCCGCTTGTCGGGGCTCCGCCCGTGGTGGTCAGTCCGGGTTTATCGGAGGAGGACTATCAGCTTATTCGCCGTGCCTTTTTGAATATGCATAACGAACCGCTGGGGAAGCAAGCGCTGGACACCTTGTTTATCGACCGTTTTGTGATGGTGAATTCTGGCCACTATGACTACATCCGCGAGATTGCTGGTAAAATAGAGGTGGTTGAGTAG